The following proteins are co-located in the Acinetobacter sp. NCu2D-2 genome:
- the ung gene encoding uracil-DNA glycosylase, with protein sequence MSLTEQQLQKLSKVQLDESWKYGLSDFLLSPKMDELKAFLLEEKKADKVIYPPSHLIFNALNTTPLDRVKVVILGQDPYHGPNQAHGLSFSVQKGVAIPPSLRNIYHELHSDLGVAIPKHGNLTRWAEQGVLLLNAVLTVEAGQPTSHQKRGWEAFTDHVIDVLNEQREHVVFILWGAYAQRKGQRIDETKHLVLKAAHPSPLAANRGGFFGCKVFSKSNNYLKQHGIEPIDWQLDA encoded by the coding sequence ATGTCTTTAACTGAACAGCAACTGCAAAAACTGAGTAAAGTTCAGTTAGATGAAAGCTGGAAATATGGATTAAGTGATTTCTTACTCAGTCCGAAAATGGATGAGTTGAAAGCATTTTTACTTGAAGAAAAAAAAGCGGACAAGGTGATTTATCCACCGAGCCATCTCATTTTTAATGCATTGAATACGACGCCGCTGGATCGTGTCAAAGTCGTGATTTTAGGGCAAGACCCTTATCATGGACCGAACCAAGCGCATGGTTTAAGTTTTTCAGTGCAAAAGGGTGTCGCGATTCCACCATCTTTACGAAACATCTATCATGAGTTACATTCTGACTTGGGTGTTGCAATTCCTAAACATGGCAATTTAACGCGCTGGGCTGAACAAGGTGTTTTGTTATTGAATGCTGTGCTTACAGTTGAAGCAGGTCAGCCGACATCACATCAAAAACGTGGCTGGGAAGCCTTTACAGATCATGTCATTGATGTATTAAATGAACAGCGTGAGCACGTGGTGTTTATTTTATGGGGGGCTTATGCACAGCGTAAGGGGCAGCGCATCGATGAAACAAAACATCTGGTGCTAAAAGCCGCACATCCTTCTCCATTGGCTGCAAATCGTGGCGGTTTCTTTGGGTGTAAAGTATTTTCTAAATCGAATAATTATCTTAAACAACATGGCATTGAGCCTATAGATTGGCAGCTGGACGCATGA
- a CDS encoding DNA polymerase III subunit delta' gives MPFDVEAQVYPWQEQVWNTLTERFPKLGHGLLFYGKKGCGKEAFTQKFLAWVLCQNRHENNQPCGECGSCLWLKADTHPNYVHITTDDENKKQNAKIKIEKIRDLQPFVQQTGDGWRVIVIEPAEALNIASSNALLKTLEEPGENIVIILLADHYLKLPATIRSRLQHFAMDRISPAQASAYLQQHLPDAGTTQQQLLLNLSNQMPLQALEVAQSAWLPQRQDFVQDWKKLVIDKNMPIQTATKWNKILSFSDFSQMFEYLLSDLICVKLNQTVKNIDINCEELAEQYSLEQLFNLYQDFQKTKQYLAQNVQSNLVLDELCIKLMNVS, from the coding sequence ATGCCTTTTGATGTCGAAGCACAAGTTTACCCATGGCAAGAGCAAGTCTGGAATACGCTGACAGAGCGTTTTCCAAAGCTGGGTCATGGTTTACTTTTTTATGGAAAAAAAGGCTGTGGTAAAGAAGCTTTTACTCAGAAGTTTTTAGCGTGGGTGCTTTGTCAAAATCGGCATGAAAACAATCAGCCCTGTGGTGAATGTGGCAGTTGTTTATGGCTAAAAGCAGATACACATCCCAACTATGTACACATCACCACAGATGATGAAAATAAAAAACAAAATGCCAAAATCAAAATTGAGAAAATTCGTGATTTACAGCCTTTTGTTCAGCAAACGGGTGATGGCTGGCGTGTAATTGTGATTGAGCCTGCTGAAGCACTGAATATTGCATCTTCAAATGCACTATTAAAGACTTTAGAAGAGCCGGGTGAAAATATAGTTATTATTTTGCTTGCAGATCACTATCTAAAATTACCTGCAACGATTCGTAGTCGTTTACAGCATTTTGCTATGGATCGAATTTCTCCAGCACAAGCATCGGCATATTTGCAGCAACATTTGCCTGATGCGGGTACAACGCAGCAACAATTGTTGCTGAATTTGTCCAATCAGATGCCTTTGCAGGCGCTTGAGGTTGCACAAAGTGCATGGCTGCCACAGCGTCAGGACTTTGTTCAAGATTGGAAAAAGCTTGTCATCGACAAAAATATGCCGATACAAACCGCAACCAAATGGAATAAAATTTTAAGCTTTTCTGATTTTAGTCAGATGTTTGAGTACTTGTTGTCTGATTTAATTTGTGTCAAGCTCAATCAAACTGTAAAGAATATTGATATCAACTGCGAAGAATTGGCTGAACAATATTCACTTGAGCAATTATTTAATTTGTATCAAGATTTTCAAAAAACAAAACAATATTTAGCACAGAACGTTCAATCGAATTTAGTACTTGATGAATTATGTATTAAATTAATGAATGTCTCTTAA
- the kdsB gene encoding 3-deoxy-manno-octulosonate cytidylyltransferase produces MKHIVIPARFASSRLPGKPLLEIHGRPMILRVVDQAKKVQGFDDLCVATDDERIAEVCRSDGVDVVITSKDHPSGTDRLSEVARIKGWASDDIIVNVQGDEPLLPALLVKQVAQLLEDHPESSMSTLCEPIHSLEEFQRDSIVKVVMSKHHQALYFSRATIPYDRDGAKQAEQHLHDQAYRHLGLYAYRVKLLQEYVTWDMGVLEKLESLEQLRVLENGHRIAIAVAEANLPPGVDTQADLDRLNQMDASAFA; encoded by the coding sequence ATGAAACATATTGTCATTCCTGCACGTTTCGCAAGTTCACGTTTGCCGGGTAAGCCATTACTTGAAATTCATGGTCGTCCGATGATTTTACGTGTGGTGGATCAGGCCAAGAAGGTTCAAGGATTTGATGATCTATGTGTAGCAACCGATGATGAACGTATTGCTGAAGTTTGCCGATCTGATGGTGTAGATGTTGTCATTACATCAAAAGATCATCCATCTGGTACGGATCGTCTAAGCGAAGTTGCACGAATCAAAGGTTGGGCGAGTGACGATATTATTGTCAACGTTCAGGGTGATGAGCCATTACTCCCAGCTTTATTGGTGAAACAAGTGGCACAGCTGCTTGAAGATCATCCTGAATCATCGATGTCGACATTATGCGAACCAATCCATTCACTTGAAGAGTTTCAACGTGACAGTATCGTTAAAGTTGTGATGTCTAAACATCATCAAGCGCTGTATTTTAGTCGTGCAACAATTCCATATGACCGCGATGGGGCTAAGCAAGCTGAACAACACTTGCATGATCAGGCATATCGCCATTTAGGTTTATACGCTTACCGTGTGAAATTACTTCAAGAATATGTGACTTGGGATATGGGGGTGCTTGAAAAGCTGGAATCCCTAGAGCAATTACGCGTCTTGGAAAATGGTCATCGTATCGCGATTGCAGTTGCTGAGGCGAACTTACCACCCGGTGTCGACACACAAGCAGACTTAGATCGTTTAAATCAAATGGATGCCTCTGCATTCGCTTAA
- the gspK gene encoding type II secretion system minor pseudopilin GspK gives MKQFDSSKQRGIALITILVMVALATILAATIAKRQAATSESTAYLMRQNQSLMYAKSAEAFFSELLLDDAENAAESDHLQETWAQPMPPFPVEDGYVAGQLVDESGKFNLNSLVKENGEVNETAKQWFELILKRAGLPEQLSEAVIDWQDVDETPIGAMGAESSYYQGLPNAALPPNSPFHDVEELKLIRGFEDNKYKLIANDVTASPLKEAKVNINTASANLLASLDEQLEPQRIQKVLDQRAANNQYFSNVSELWEIEPFNQVDASKRALFNDQLGVQSSVFKARIEVMLSERRRQLTSQLVRQDKHVYVAYRSMAPF, from the coding sequence ATGAAACAGTTTGATTCCTCAAAGCAACGTGGCATAGCACTAATTACAATTTTAGTCATGGTTGCACTCGCAACGATTTTGGCTGCAACCATTGCAAAGCGTCAGGCAGCGACTTCAGAAAGTACCGCTTACTTGATGCGACAAAATCAATCTTTAATGTATGCAAAAAGTGCCGAAGCGTTTTTTTCTGAATTATTGCTGGATGATGCTGAAAATGCTGCTGAATCGGATCATTTGCAGGAAACTTGGGCACAGCCGATGCCACCTTTTCCTGTTGAAGATGGTTATGTCGCAGGGCAACTGGTCGATGAATCAGGAAAATTTAATCTGAACAGTTTGGTGAAAGAAAATGGCGAGGTCAATGAAACCGCTAAACAGTGGTTTGAACTGATTCTAAAGAGAGCAGGATTGCCTGAGCAGCTCAGTGAAGCAGTGATTGATTGGCAAGACGTAGATGAAACGCCAATTGGGGCGATGGGTGCAGAATCGAGTTATTATCAAGGTTTGCCGAATGCTGCCTTGCCTCCCAATAGTCCATTTCACGATGTTGAAGAGCTCAAGCTGATCCGTGGTTTTGAAGATAACAAATATAAACTTATTGCAAATGACGTGACAGCATCACCGTTAAAAGAAGCAAAAGTGAATATTAATACAGCAAGTGCGAACCTACTTGCCAGTTTAGATGAGCAGTTAGAGCCTCAACGTATTCAAAAAGTTTTAGATCAACGTGCTGCAAATAATCAGTACTTTTCAAATGTCTCGGAATTATGGGAAATTGAACCCTTTAATCAGGTCGATGCCAGTAAAAGAGCTTTGTTTAATGATCAATTGGGTGTGCAGTCTTCGGTGTTTAAAGCACGTATTGAGGTGATGCTGAGTGAAAGACGCCGTCAATTGACCAGTCAATTGGTGCGCCAAGATAAACATGTCTACGTGGCTTATCGAAGTATGGCGCCATTTTAG
- a CDS encoding type II secretion system protein: MKHNSQRSQHGFTLIEVMVVIVIMGIMATLVVLNIDGIDYRKALQAREVLILDLKRIQRESVDQSRILALVVHPATDVSDTSYTIQEYIPANSSAALQQTKTKWQSYDDFKVRYLPSGVSLHIDSLSQRYENAQNRELLENNAPKLIWLGNGEAKPVRIQLYLSGEAIGQAIEIDHLGKINDI, translated from the coding sequence ATAAAGCATAATTCTCAACGATCACAACATGGCTTTACACTGATCGAAGTGATGGTAGTGATTGTGATCATGGGAATTATGGCCACACTTGTTGTTTTAAATATTGATGGGATTGATTACCGTAAAGCGTTGCAAGCACGGGAAGTGCTGATTCTGGATTTGAAACGGATACAACGAGAATCTGTTGATCAATCAAGAATTTTAGCATTGGTGGTTCATCCTGCGACTGATGTCTCAGATACTTCATATACTATTCAAGAATATATACCTGCGAATTCAAGCGCTGCTTTACAACAGACAAAAACAAAATGGCAAAGTTATGATGATTTTAAAGTACGCTATTTACCGAGTGGTGTAAGTCTACACATTGATAGTCTCAGTCAACGCTATGAAAATGCTCAAAACCGTGAATTATTAGAAAATAATGCACCTAAATTGATTTGGCTCGGTAATGGTGAAGCGAAGCCTGTACGTATTCAATTGTATTTGTCAGGTGAAGCGATTGGTCAAGCCATTGAAATTGATCATTTGGGTAAGATCAATGATATCTAG
- the lpxK gene encoding tetraacyldisaccharide 4'-kinase, with protein MSLAQVIQDAWNKQAKWLVVLRPLSCLYKVGFDFNKSLYAKGIKSSYTAPIPVLVIGNITVGGSGKTPLLIQLVNHLKERNVRVGVISRGYGGKGPFPAYVDVIPHPEVVGDEPALIVQSTQVPMAVGPNRQQSIELLLEKHELDLIICDDGLQHWALNRQIEWIVLDNNRGLGNQKLLPEGYLRESPQRLQDATVIEHASQADSALNMHLAPSQPYLLSASAEQYFNPQQSFYAVVGIGFPQRFYQTLQDIGVNAFQAHEFPDHHDYTIEDLHFEDASPIITTEKDAVKIAVLLQKYPDYQREIWVVPVEAVLSDACYDVLHQQLQQHGIQI; from the coding sequence ATGTCTTTAGCACAAGTGATTCAGGATGCTTGGAATAAGCAGGCAAAGTGGTTGGTTGTGCTACGTCCGCTGTCTTGTCTGTATAAAGTGGGTTTTGATTTCAATAAATCACTTTATGCCAAAGGGATTAAATCGAGTTATACAGCACCGATTCCTGTATTGGTGATTGGGAATATCACCGTTGGTGGAAGTGGTAAGACACCACTGCTTATTCAACTAGTCAATCATCTTAAAGAACGTAATGTACGTGTAGGGGTGATTAGTCGAGGTTATGGTGGCAAAGGACCATTTCCAGCTTATGTCGATGTAATCCCACATCCCGAAGTTGTGGGTGATGAGCCTGCATTAATCGTCCAATCGACACAAGTGCCAATGGCAGTCGGTCCTAATCGTCAGCAAAGTATTGAGTTATTGCTTGAGAAGCATGAGCTAGATCTAATTATTTGTGATGATGGATTGCAGCACTGGGCTTTAAACCGTCAGATTGAGTGGATTGTTTTAGATAATAATCGTGGGTTAGGTAATCAAAAATTATTGCCTGAAGGTTATTTGCGTGAGTCACCGCAACGTTTACAAGATGCCACTGTAATTGAGCATGCATCTCAAGCAGATTCTGCCTTGAATATGCATCTAGCACCAAGCCAGCCATATTTACTCAGTGCGAGTGCTGAACAATATTTTAATCCTCAGCAAAGTTTTTATGCAGTTGTGGGTATTGGTTTTCCGCAGCGTTTTTATCAAACATTGCAGGACATTGGTGTGAATGCTTTTCAAGCACACGAATTCCCTGATCATCATGATTACACAATTGAAGACTTACATTTTGAAGATGCCAGTCCAATTATTACTACTGAAAAAGATGCAGTAAAAATTGCTGTGCTCTTGCAAAAATATCCAGATTATCAGCGCGAAATATGGGTAGTTCCTGTAGAAGCAGTGCTTTCCGATGCTTGTTATGACGTGCTGCATCAGCAGTTACAACAACACGGTATTCAAATTTAA
- a CDS encoding 6-pyruvoyl trahydropterin synthase family protein, whose product MLIRKLFKFENAHIVRNCTSDRCKRSIHGHSYKVELLLKASKLDHGQMVYDFGLLKGVIKDFFDSFDHAICFWQNDSAEYIQACKNFSARWVSLPVSPSAEQFSRIFFFLAQQVLASTITQNGEGDVEVYSVIVHETDTGYAQSFIEDIENEQMGLLALDQIEFSEQVQAEWTDPEMFAKLKQGIPFHNPTVDLQVKL is encoded by the coding sequence ATGTTAATTCGTAAGTTATTCAAGTTTGAAAACGCTCATATCGTGCGTAATTGCACGTCAGATCGCTGTAAGCGCTCGATTCATGGACATAGCTATAAAGTTGAGCTTTTACTGAAAGCTTCTAAACTTGACCATGGACAAATGGTTTACGACTTTGGTTTGCTGAAAGGTGTGATTAAGGACTTTTTTGATTCTTTTGATCATGCGATTTGTTTTTGGCAAAATGACAGTGCTGAATATATTCAAGCCTGCAAAAACTTTAGTGCACGTTGGGTGTCTTTGCCTGTGTCACCATCAGCAGAGCAGTTTTCAAGAATTTTCTTCTTTTTAGCACAACAAGTGTTGGCCTCTACCATTACTCAAAATGGCGAAGGTGATGTTGAAGTCTATTCAGTGATCGTGCATGAAACCGATACAGGCTATGCACAAAGCTTCATTGAAGATATTGAAAATGAACAAATGGGTTTGCTTGCGCTAGATCAAATTGAATTTTCTGAACAAGTACAAGCGGAATGGACTGATCCTGAAATGTTTGCAAAATTGAAACAAGGCATTCCATTTCATAACCCAACTGTAGACTTACAAGTTAAACTATAA
- a CDS encoding PilZ domain-containing protein, producing MQPRMGGIIQANIPDVETLFASYMPYVVGGGLFIPSKQAVKLGEEVFVLTTLPEQSQKIPLTGKVIWVSQKQNGIKPQGFGIQLTGEKGVYFKNEAERLVAGLKSDGRKSYTM from the coding sequence ATGCAACCACGTATGGGCGGTATTATTCAGGCGAATATTCCTGATGTTGAAACCTTGTTTGCAAGCTATATGCCATATGTCGTAGGCGGTGGATTATTTATTCCTTCAAAACAGGCCGTTAAATTGGGCGAAGAAGTTTTCGTGCTCACCACATTGCCTGAACAATCACAAAAAATTCCTTTAACAGGTAAAGTGATTTGGGTCTCACAAAAACAAAATGGCATTAAACCCCAAGGTTTTGGTATTCAATTGACCGGTGAAAAAGGCGTTTATTTCAAAAATGAAGCAGAACGTTTAGTTGCAGGCCTTAAATCTGATGGGCGTAAAAGTTACACTATGTAG
- a CDS encoding TatD family hydrolase: MFVDTHCHLTLLDLTPYDGDLDLALAQAREAGVSKFMSISVDLDDHIKLAEIAARHDDVGYSVGVHPCEDAATMARATTEYLVELAQAEKAWALGETGLDYYHSTEFVAEQKECFARHIHASQIVKKPVVVHTRSAKHDTVDIIRAEKSTHGILHCFTEDWETAKAVLDCGYYVSFSGIVSFKNAQDLRDVAKQVPLDRVLIETDSPYLAPMPYRGKSNEPKYVPYVAKALCDVYDKTLEEMAFITKQNFENLLKMK, from the coding sequence GTGTTTGTAGATACGCACTGTCATCTTACTTTGCTTGATTTAACACCCTATGATGGGGATTTAGATTTAGCGCTCGCACAAGCCCGTGAAGCTGGTGTTTCAAAATTTATGAGCATTTCAGTCGATTTAGATGATCACATTAAATTGGCTGAAATCGCTGCGCGTCATGACGACGTTGGTTATAGCGTGGGCGTGCATCCTTGTGAAGATGCAGCAACCATGGCTCGAGCAACCACAGAATATCTTGTTGAACTGGCACAAGCTGAAAAAGCATGGGCATTGGGTGAAACAGGTCTAGACTACTACCACAGCACAGAATTTGTCGCTGAACAAAAAGAATGTTTTGCGCGTCATATTCACGCCTCTCAAATTGTCAAAAAACCAGTCGTTGTACACACCCGTTCAGCAAAACACGATACCGTTGATATTATCCGTGCTGAAAAATCGACTCATGGGATTTTGCATTGTTTTACTGAAGACTGGGAAACAGCGAAAGCGGTTCTAGATTGCGGTTATTACGTATCGTTTTCAGGTATTGTGTCATTTAAGAACGCACAAGATTTACGTGATGTGGCAAAGCAAGTGCCGCTTGATCGTGTCTTAATTGAAACAGATAGTCCTTATCTCGCACCGATGCCATATCGTGGTAAATCCAATGAACCTAAATATGTGCCTTATGTAGCCAAAGCGCTTTGTGATGTATATGATAAGACGCTGGAAGAGATGGCTTTTATTACAAAGCAGAACTTCGAGAATCTTCTAAAAATGAAGTAA
- a CDS encoding TetR/AcrR family transcriptional regulator: MDRQAQFRARETLIFQVAEQLLLENGEAGMTLDALAAELDLAKGTLYKHFQSKDELYMLLIIRNERMLLEMIQDTDKAFPEHLAFFMLHHLHHPERTVLFHQIEERLSTTGVGIQHLFSELYQVRKQRLRLIIRMTESYLISIGSSMSCRDYLASIWSLTHGAAAILNSSFYQRYLGSRDTLRVAYIDQALALPKQMNRLEQCV, translated from the coding sequence ATGGATCGTCAAGCTCAGTTTCGAGCAAGAGAAACTTTGATATTTCAAGTTGCCGAGCAGCTATTATTGGAAAATGGCGAAGCAGGCATGACCTTGGATGCGCTTGCAGCCGAGCTTGATCTCGCGAAAGGAACACTTTATAAACATTTTCAGAGTAAAGATGAACTCTATATGCTGCTGATTATTCGTAATGAGCGCATGTTGCTGGAAATGATTCAGGATACTGATAAAGCATTCCCTGAGCACCTTGCTTTCTTTATGCTCCATCACTTACATCATCCTGAGCGTACGGTATTGTTCCATCAAATTGAGGAACGCTTATCGACTACAGGTGTAGGCATCCAGCATTTATTTAGCGAACTTTATCAAGTGCGTAAACAGCGTCTGCGTTTGATCATTCGTATGACTGAAAGCTATTTAATCTCCATTGGCAGTTCAATGAGTTGTCGAGATTATTTGGCTTCGATTTGGTCGCTAACGCATGGTGCGGCTGCTATTTTAAATTCTAGTTTCTATCAGCGTTATTTAGGTTCACGAGATACTTTGCGAGTTGCCTATATTGATCAAGCGCTTGCTTTACCAAAACAAATGAATCGCCTAGAACAATGTGTTTAA
- the gspI gene encoding type II secretion system minor pseudopilin GspI produces the protein MKQRFTHRCSGFTLLEVMVALAIFATAAMTLTKVSMQYTQATSHAILRTKAQFVALNEAAQMDINREWLTGTSSEKKTSQGEMWQIDKKAEATISPNVQRIDIQVSLVNQETEQVEAGISSLVFFNQKVKDTP, from the coding sequence GTGAAACAGCGTTTTACTCATCGCTGCTCAGGATTTACCTTGTTGGAAGTAATGGTGGCGCTTGCAATATTTGCCACAGCAGCCATGACCTTGACGAAAGTTTCCATGCAATACACCCAAGCAACCTCACATGCCATTTTAAGAACCAAAGCACAGTTTGTCGCGTTAAATGAAGCGGCTCAGATGGATATTAACCGTGAGTGGTTAACTGGAACTTCATCTGAGAAAAAAACATCTCAGGGTGAAATGTGGCAAATCGATAAAAAAGCCGAAGCCACCATAAGCCCAAATGTACAGCGAATTGATATTCAAGTCAGTTTAGTCAATCAAGAAACAGAGCAGGTCGAAGCAGGCATCAGTAGTCTTGTGTTTTTTAACCAAAAGGTGAAAGACACACCATGA
- the gspJ gene encoding type II secretion system minor pseudopilin GspJ, whose protein sequence is MRHLGFTLVELLVAIAIFAVLSALGWKVFDHIVMTKDQNIVHEQRLDQLQQTYQQILRDTVQLVPLTSNLNVEIRPALVLQNNKISFSKSGVTDPLQQGIAPDERVEYLYRQDEQKLYRLRYQNLNQSGREQPDSSVMLDQVERFSVEVLNPNSLTEWPEPSANSEDLIAKQKLPRGIKINLVINQVEYEWLFSLLNTEFLEAKQGAQP, encoded by the coding sequence ATGAGACATTTAGGTTTTACTCTCGTTGAATTATTGGTGGCAATTGCGATTTTCGCCGTATTGTCTGCTTTAGGCTGGAAGGTGTTTGATCATATTGTGATGACCAAAGATCAAAATATTGTACATGAGCAACGTTTAGATCAATTACAGCAGACCTATCAGCAAATCTTAAGAGATACTGTTCAACTCGTGCCTTTAACCTCAAATTTAAATGTTGAAATTCGACCTGCGCTGGTTCTGCAAAATAATAAAATTAGTTTTAGTAAATCAGGTGTAACAGATCCTTTACAGCAGGGCATTGCACCTGATGAACGCGTAGAATATCTGTACCGACAAGATGAGCAAAAACTGTATCGGCTGCGTTATCAAAACTTAAATCAGTCAGGGCGTGAACAACCTGATTCAAGTGTGATGCTTGATCAAGTTGAGCGATTTAGCGTTGAAGTGCTGAATCCGAATAGTTTGACTGAATGGCCTGAACCAAGTGCGAATTCAGAGGATTTGATTGCAAAACAGAAATTGCCACGCGGAATCAAAATCAATCTTGTGATCAATCAAGTTGAATATGAATGGTTGTTCAGTTTGCTAAATACTGAGTTTCTTGAGGCTAAACAAGGTGCTCAGCCATGA